Below is a window of Tolypothrix bouteillei VB521301 DNA.
CACCGATGGTTTCCAACCCCAGAGACAGGGGAGTCACATCAAGGAGAAGAACATCCTTAAATTCACCTGCCAAAATACCCGCTTGTATTGCTGCACCGACTGCGACAACTTCATCAGGATTAACATTTTGGTTGGGTTCTTTCCCAATAATTGCCCGTACAAGTTGCTGTACCATTGGCATTCGGGTTGAACCACCTACCAGGACTACTTCATCAATGTCTGCGGGTGTTAAACCAGCATCTTTCATGGCTCGTTTCACGGGGATACGCACTCGCCCTAACAAGTCATCGCACAAACCTTCAAATTCAGAACGGCTGAGGCGGGTTTCTAAATGGACGGGACCATCTTCAGTTGAAGCGATAAATGGTAGATTGATGTCTGTAACGCTCACTGCTGAAAGTTCTATTTTGGCTTTCTCGGCTGCTTCTAGCAGGCGTTGCAAAGATTGTCGCTCTCGTCTTAAATCAACCCCTTCTGCTTCTAAGAATTTTTCTGCCAACCAATCGACAATTCTTTTATCAAAATCATTGCCACCAAGTTGTGTATCTCCACTGGTAGCTTTGACTTCAAACACTCCATCGCCAACATCTAGAATTGAGACGTCAAAAGTACCACCGCCTAGGTCAAAAACGAGTATGGTTTGGTTGTCGTTGCGGTCCATTCCATAAGCTAGGGATGCAGCCGTGGGTTCATTGAGAATTCGCAGAACTTCTAACCCTGCTATCCTTCCTGCATCTCGTGTTGCTTGGCGTTGAGAGTCATTAAAATAAGCAGGTACGGTAATCACTGCTCCGGTCACAGGTTCGCCCAGGTATTTACTAGCGTCTTCTGCCAGTTTCTTCAGCACCATTGCCGAAATTTCTTCTGGGGCATAGTCCTTGTTCATGCGGGGACAGGCAATCTTAATGTTACCTAATTCGTCCTTACGGATGGTGTAGGGAATGCGCTTTGATTCTGGGTTGAGTTCACCATACCTACGCCCAATGTAACGTTTGACGGCAAAAAAGGTATTTTGCGGGTTGAGGAGGGTTTGCCGTCGCGCCATTTGCCCGACAACTCTCTCTCCTTCTTTTGTGAAGCCAACGACGGAGGGGGTTGTTCGCATTCCTTCTGCATTGGCAATCACCACCGGCTTGCCACCCTCCATGACGGCAACTACTGAGTTGGTTGTACCCAAGTCAATGCCGACTACCTTGCCCATGCGTTCTTGTTCTCCTATAGTGTCTTATAAATTAATTTGTTTGTAACTAATGCTTGATTTATTGTATCTTGCAAGCTCTGAATTACACGGTCATGTAAAGGATAAAGGATGAAGTATAAAGGATAAAGTCAATTTTTGGTGTAAAACTTAGGGTTTTTACCTCTAGTTCCGACCCTTTGCGGTCTCCAAGCAGAGATTTAATTGCTCTGTCTTTGTGTTTTAGTCTGTTTTTCATCCCTTAGCCTTGATACTTGAACCTTTGAATGTGAATCTCAAGAATCAACTGGAAACCCACCTCACTTATATAGCCTGCGATCGCGATCCCTATCTGGCAAGTGCCGGACATTTCTTCGTCCAAGAATACATTTGTCAACAATTTGCTCTCTGGGGAAGTGTGGAAATCCACACCTTTAACGTCGGGGCAAAAACCTGCAAAAACTTCATATTAAATATTCCCGGTACGCATTCAGGCATTAAGGATTTGCCACCAATTCTAATTGGTGCTCATTACGACGCAGTACCGGGAACTCCCGGTGCTGATGATAATGCTACGGGTGTCGCAGTGCTGTTAGAACTGGCGAGAATGTTCGCCACCCAACCAATGAAGTATCCTTTGCAACTGGTTGCATTTGATATGGAAGAGTACGGCTTGTTAGGTAGCACTGATTATGCAGCCAAGCTCAAGCAAGAGGTGCGATCGCTACGCCTGATGATTTCTCTAGAAATGTTAGGTTACTGCGATCCAACACCAGGTTCCCAAGCGTACCCACCTCCTTTGGAAAAATTTTACCCAAATCGGGGTGATTTTATTGCTCTGATCGGCAATTGGCGGACAATTCGCGATGTCATTTCTCTCAGCCGCAGTATTCGCAAAGCGGGTGTCCCCAGCCAGTGGCTACCAGTACCAAACAAAGGTTTAATCGTTCCGCAAACAAGACAAAGCGATCATGCACCTTTTTGGGATGCTGGTTACCCGGCAATTATGGTAACAGACACGGCATTTATGCGGAATCCTAACTATCACAAACCCAGCGATACTATTGCGACTTTAGATTTAGATTTTTTAACTGGTGTATGCCGGGGTTTGGAAATGGGAATTCGGCGATTGTAACAAAGATCGCCGAGCCGCAACGCTAGCTATTGCCTATTTGCAATCCCTCTCTTTCTCCACCCGTTTCTACTCTTAAGTGAACGCTAGGAGTTAGACTAATTAAGTCGTCAATATTCTTTTTCATAGTGGTACAAATAGCATCTAAAGGTAAGTCATTTTTATCGAGACCAAAAGGATTTTCAATCTCTATACCAATTGCTTCAATACCGAACAGCGTAAAACTAATTAAAGCAGCGATTATACCCGTCCACCATCCCAAACTTTCAACGAGTTGAAAAGGTAATAAGAGACAATAAAGTAACAGCAATTGCTTGAGATGAATCGCATAAGCTAGCGGTATAGGAGTTTTTAAAATACGCTCGCTCGCTCCCAAACTATCTACCAAGCTATTCAACAATTCCTGTAATGCTGTTAGCTGATAGCTATTTAAACAATTACGATTGTACTGTAGTTGTAAGTAATCCCCAATCCAAAAAGCTATCTCTAACGGTGGATTGTTCATCGTTTTTAATGTGAGATATTTAGAGATTGGCATAAGCTCTTCCAACTCTTCATTCACACCCTGTCCGCGCAAATGTAATTTTGTTGCTACCGCAAAAGCAACTATTAGTCGTAAAATACCTATTTTTTTCTCTTTATCTTCTGTGTCAATCTCATTGACAGACACCCAAATTTGTCTGGCTAAATTTCGGGTGTCATTGACTATATTTCCCCAAACTTTTCTTCCTTCCCAAAACCGTTCGTAAGCTGTATTGGTACGAAAAACTAATAATAAACCTAAAACGATGCTGGGAATCACATTGGCAAATATTGGTTGGGAGACAGGCAATTTAAAATGATAAAGAATAGAAATTATAAAACTAAAAAATCCGCAGGCAATAACGCGTCTCAAAATTG
It encodes the following:
- a CDS encoding bestrophin family protein, whose protein sequence is MKASKVRGSLYNLIGYPFRGLTKLAKKSKWLQIAFQLEGSVIQSILRRVIACGFFSFIISILYHFKLPVSQPIFANVIPSIVLGLLLVFRTNTAYERFWEGRKVWGNIVNDTRNLARQIWVSVNEIDTEDKEKKIGILRLIVAFAVATKLHLRGQGVNEELEELMPISKYLTLKTMNNPPLEIAFWIGDYLQLQYNRNCLNSYQLTALQELLNSLVDSLGASERILKTPIPLAYAIHLKQLLLLYCLLLPFQLVESLGWWTGIIAALISFTLFGIEAIGIEIENPFGLDKNDLPLDAICTTMKKNIDDLISLTPSVHLRVETGGEREGLQIGNS
- the dnaK gene encoding molecular chaperone DnaK codes for the protein MGKVVGIDLGTTNSVVAVMEGGKPVVIANAEGMRTTPSVVGFTKEGERVVGQMARRQTLLNPQNTFFAVKRYIGRRYGELNPESKRIPYTIRKDELGNIKIACPRMNKDYAPEEISAMVLKKLAEDASKYLGEPVTGAVITVPAYFNDSQRQATRDAGRIAGLEVLRILNEPTAASLAYGMDRNDNQTILVFDLGGGTFDVSILDVGDGVFEVKATSGDTQLGGNDFDKRIVDWLAEKFLEAEGVDLRRERQSLQRLLEAAEKAKIELSAVSVTDINLPFIASTEDGPVHLETRLSRSEFEGLCDDLLGRVRIPVKRAMKDAGLTPADIDEVVLVGGSTRMPMVQQLVRAIIGKEPNQNVNPDEVVAVGAAIQAGILAGEFKDVLLLDVTPLSLGLETIGGVMKKLIPRNTTIPVRRSDIFSTSENNQNSVEIHVVQGEREMASDNKSLGRFKLYGIPPAPRGIPQIQVSFDIDANGILQVTALDRTTGREQSITIQGASTLTESEIRKAIQDAERYAEVDRQRKERVEKRTRSEALILQAERQLREVALDFGMQFARNRRQKIDNICRELRESLQADDDRGIDQAYADLQDALYDLNREVRQYYAEDEEDDLFGTIREIFTGDKERERDRDYYGRDSGSRDYGGRDYSSRDYGGRDSGSRDYGSRDYGSRDYSSRDSGGRDYSSRDSDRRDYDRGGRSSYDGGSSRRSRPSYEDNWDDDDDWL
- a CDS encoding M28 family peptidase; translation: MNLKNQLETHLTYIACDRDPYLASAGHFFVQEYICQQFALWGSVEIHTFNVGAKTCKNFILNIPGTHSGIKDLPPILIGAHYDAVPGTPGADDNATGVAVLLELARMFATQPMKYPLQLVAFDMEEYGLLGSTDYAAKLKQEVRSLRLMISLEMLGYCDPTPGSQAYPPPLEKFYPNRGDFIALIGNWRTIRDVISLSRSIRKAGVPSQWLPVPNKGLIVPQTRQSDHAPFWDAGYPAIMVTDTAFMRNPNYHKPSDTIATLDLDFLTGVCRGLEMGIRRL